The segment ATTAATATAGTAAGCAATGAGTGATGGGTTATATGTAAAAACAATATATAGTGAAGAAAAAATAAAAAGAAAGAAGAAAAAGAGTTGGCATCGAATATTGATTAAGCAGGTAGAAAAGTATCATAGAAAAAATGATCATAAAAATTTTTTATAAAGTTATGAAAAATGTGTTATAATAAAGCTTGCAAATTATTATAAATTGGTGATTAATTAATTTTTAAATAGAATTTCCGCCATTGAATATTTTGAAATTAATATTAAAAATCAGAAAGAGGGCAAAGATGAGAAAAGATAAAAAAGAAACGGAAAATTTAAAGAAAAAAGGGATGAAAAAAAAGAAAAAATCCATGATTAGAGAACTGTTGGAAACGGTAATCAGTGCGGGAATTATTGCTTTTATAATCATTACCTTTATCGGGCAAGTCACGGTAGTAAGAGGTGCTTCTATGGAACCCACTCTTCACGATAATGAGAGACTTATTGCCGACAAGATCAGCTACCGTTTCGAAAAGCCTGAAAGAGGTGAAATTATCATCTTTAAGCCACCTTTAGCAGAAGTAAAGCGAAAATACATTAAACGAATTATTGGGATACCGGGAGATGAAATTGAAATAGCCAATGGAGAAATTTATACTAATGGCAAAAAATTAGAAGAACCTTACGTAAAAAATAAATCGTACGGAAATATGCCTCCTACAATAATACCTGATGATTCATTTTTTGTCCTGGGAGATAATAGACCTAACAGTAGTGATAGCAGATATTGGGGGTTTGTCCCTCGCAAGAACGTGGTCGGTAAAGCTTGGGTAGTTTTTTGGCCTTTGAATAGGATGAGACTACCGTGAAAAAAATTACCGATTGACCAATTCATCAATTGACCGATTGACCGATTAAACTAGTCAATAGTAAATGGTCGTTAGTTGAATGAGCACGCTTCATTTATTATGGCTTATTACTCACCACAAATTACTTTTTACTGTTATTTATGCGTTTCGATAAATTTTTCAATCGAACGATCATAAGTTCTCTCTACTTCGGGCGGAAATAAACATCCCGGAATTTCACCCATATTTTTATGATAAGTGATACACTCACAACATTTACCCTTTCTAGGGCAAGGTTCATAAGTACAAATACATTTCTTTTTATTCTTTTCAATATTACATTCCATATCTCTTCCTCCATTCTCCCCATGATTGCTAAATTATATCTAAAAACTTAAAAATATAAAATCATTTGAGCCTTTATTGTTAAAAATAATTATAATTTAAAAAATATTTTGTTTCAATTATTTTATTAAAACTAACTTAAGCTCATGTTAGTGTAAGCTCATCAATTTTTTGAATTGCCTCAGGAGTTGCTGTATAATAAAATTATCTAATATAAAAATAGTTTTCCAAATTTAAAATAAAAAGGAGCCACAAAAATGAATTTAAGTAAAAAATTTATATTTTTAGGGATGATTTTAATTTTGGTTATTGCCAGTTTGACTATGTTTTCTTTTGCCAGCGAGGAAAAAGATTATATTAATCAGGCCTTAAAATTAATAGACGAAGAAAATTATAATGAAGCGGTGGGAGAATTAGAAGAAGCTCTAGCTATGTTGAAAAGTAAGGCTGATTTAGGCTTTATTAATGTATTGTTTACAAAAGAGGAAGCTCCGGGATTTGGAATGTATAATGCACGCGAAAACATAACTTTTTCCCAAGGCGAAACTTTCTACATCTATGGAGAGGCAAAAAATTATACCATCAAAAAAATCGATAAAAAACTTTTTGAAATTTATTTAAAGGAAGATATTTATATTTTAGATGAAGAGAACAGCATACTGTTTGGACAGACAGATTTCCTCGACTATCACATTACATCACATTCTAAAAATTCCGATCTTTTCATTAACAATACTATTACCCAAACTTCTCCTTTCCCTGCCGGTAATTATAAATTTCGTTTAGTCTTAAAAGATGTTTTCTCTCAAAAAACAACGGAAGTAACTATTGATTTTACGGTTGTAGAGTAATTCGATAGATAAGCAGGTGGATAAACCAAAAAAAAATAAGGCAAAAAATTTACTGGAGCAAAAACTGTAAACTTATCAGCAAAAATATTATCTTTTATATTCGGTTTATGGGAAAAACTTATCTAATGTCCTTAATTTAGTATAGTCTGAAGTGGTGAATCAATCTATCAATAACTCGTTCAATCCGGTTATCGCACTTTTCATCCGATAAGAATTTGTCTTTTTTATCTCCACCAGGATTAATTCTAATGTAGACAAAACTTTAGCCTGCATTATATGCCCGCCACAGACGCTTCCGTTTTCTGTTCCAAGCATTGCATGTAAGTGGACAACTAATTCATTATTCATGGGAAAAACGTTCCCCTCAAACGACAAAATCTCATAGGGACCCATCATTCTAAGTTCATTGGTCTTGGAAGGTCCCAGGGGAATTTTCACTCCAGCCAGCAGATCTCTAAATACAACCTCCTTAGCACTTCCAATCGCTGAAATGATCACCGCATGGGTTATTCTATTATCTTTGCAAAAACTGACAATCTTTTGGGGAATATCATCATCGGGGACCATTCTAATTACATAAGAATCGCCGAACTCAACTTTTTCGAAAAATGGCTTGTGCATAGATCTACTCCTTTCGCCAATTAGATCTATTATAAAAAATTGCCTGACAAAGAATATTTCATTCTAACTGAGAACTAAACCAAATTAACAAAATACCAGACACTCCAAAAACAATATCCTTTATTTTTTATGGAAATGAATCATATCCTGATTCTATATTTAATCAATTTTATTTCTGTAGGGGAATTAAACAGAGAAACTTTAGAGTTTTGGAGCCAGTATTTTTAAACTGGTGTTCCTCTTTGGGGGCAACATAGACCACTGTTCCACTTTTAATACGGGTCTCCTTTTCGCCACCAATAACTACTCCTTCTCCTTCTAAAATAAATACTTCATGCTCCCAATTATGGCTATGCAAAGGACTATACCCACCTGGACCAACCTCAAACAGCCTCATAGCAAAGTTTGGAGCATTATCCTTATCTGAAATAAGCCACCTTACTTTTACATCTTTGGCATCTTCAAAATCTACAGCATCAGCTTGAACTTCTTTATAATCTACTATCTTCATTTTTTCTCCTTTTCTATTTTGTATTTTTCAAACAAACATAGTACTCTCTGATTTTAAGGAATTTTTTATTATCGGATAAAAATCATCTTCTTTTTCAATGATAGAGATGTTTTGTTTACGCGCTTCTTCTTTTTGAACTTCAGTTGCATAACTCCAACCAGCTAAAAGGACTTTTACCCCTAAAGGCTTGGCTTGAATTAAATGGCTTAGCTGATCATCTACAAAATATATTTTTTCAAACTTGACATTATATAATTTTACAATCTGCTTCATCTGTTCGGATTTATTTTCACCGTATCTCCTATCTAATATATCTTCAGGTTCAATAGTAAAACCAAAATATTCGGGAGTAAAGGTTCGGGCAATTGCTTTTCTGCTATTAGCGGTTGCAATCACGATTTTAGTTTCTTCTTCTAATAATTTCTTAATCCCCTCTATTACTTTGGGATAGGGCGGCTCCAAATTAAACCAGGCTCTATAGTCCATATTTTGAAGTCTTGCCCTTTCTTTATAAAATTCTTTTTCATAAGCTTCAAAATCAAATTTTACTGTCTTTCTGTAATTGTCAAATTCCTCCTGATTTTTGATAGACTTATTTTCTTCTATTAATTTCTGGATCAAACCGTAATCCGTTGCCCCTCGAATATATGGTCTTAGTGTACGGTAATATTTTATCTCTTCCTGGTGCTTTTTTTTAGTGTCTTCCCAATGTTCGAAAGTAAAAAGCTTTCCTCCAAAATATTTCCTTTTCCCCGACCCATGTAGTCTTAGGTAAGAATTATGACCCACAAAAAGTGAATCTAAAACACTATCAACAATTACTCCATCAAAATCTAAAGCTAATATCTTCAATCTTATACTCCTTTTACCTGTTTCTTTTTATTCAAGATAGTCTTCTCTTATCGGATAAAAAAAGTCTATCATCTTAGTTCCTGGCTCTAATGGAGTAGCTTCATGTTCTAGGTTAGAGGGAATTACTACTCCTTCCCCTACTTTTAAAATTTTAGTCTCTCCCCCTATGTTCATTTTTACAGAGCCTGCTATTACAACTCCGGTTTGTTCGTGAGGGTGTTTATGTTCTGGCATAATAGTAGTATTTGGACCAAATTCAAAAAAACTTACCATAGTATTTGTATTTGCCACAACCCTTAAATTGGAATCTTCTAAAACCTTCTTTGCTTTTAATTCTTTAACTTTAAAAAAATTTGCTTTTTTCATTACTGTCTCCTTTTAATCTTATTAATTTTTATCTAAATAATTTCTTGCATATTTTAAATTTAAATCCTTATTTTAGAACTGCATTTAAAGCTTCCCAGTGAGATTGAAAAGCCAAAGGAGGTATTTGATTTATCGGAAAAAATTCTGCCTTTTCCGCATCATCGCCGGCGCACAGTTTTCCCCCCAAAATTTCCACTTCATAAATTATGGTAATTAAATGTCCGTGTATTGTACTGTTATTAGGATAGACTCCTATCAACTTCTTTGGTTTTCCCTTTATTCCGGTTTCTTCAGCTAATTCTCTCAACGCTGCCTCGATAGGACTTTCCTCTAACTCCATAAACCCGCTGGGGAGTGCCCATTTACCCTTACAAGGTTCTTCTTTTCTTTTAATTAACAATATGTTACCTTCTTCATCTCGAGCAATCATGGCTACTACCGGGGTAGGATTTTCGTAATATATCTTCCCACAGCTAGAACAATATAACCTTTTTCTTCCCTCCAACATTTTTCTAACTAATTCATAACCACAATATGGACAAAATTTTATATAGAGATTACTTTTCATTTATTTACCTAACCATTTCATTTTCTAAAAGCAAGGACAAGACCTAATCTTGCTTTGTTACCTTTTACTTGCCCTCGCTCCTTGTTCACTATGCAACATGCCCTCTTGGGCAAAACTGAAATAATTATCATCTCCCAATATGATATGATCCAGTACTTTGACGCCAACTAACTCACAAGCATCCGCTAGACGCTCAGTAATATCCAAGTCATTTTTGCTGGGATTTGATTCTCCGCTGGGATGATTATGCAAAAAAATAACCGAAGCAGCTGATTCTTTGATCGTCTCCTTTAATACCTCGCGGGGATGGACTATGCTTTCAGTCAGGCTCCCCACTGAAATATCAATATCCTTAATAATTTTATTTTTTACGTCCAACATAATTACCTTAAATTTTTCCTTCTTTAAATCTCTCATACAAGGTCCATAATAATTTACTAAATCTAAGGCATTATGAATTTTCTTTTTCGGTGAATTGGTTTCTCTTAGAAGCCTCTTTCCTATCTCAAGAGCTGCTTTTATTTGGGCAAATTTTGCCAGACCTATCCCCTTAATGGAGATCATTTCCGGATAACTTAAAGCATCTAATTTTCTTAATCCCTTTGTTTCTGATAATAGATCTTTAGCTATTTCTACCGAAGTCTTTCCTTGATAACCTTTAACTAATATTATTCCTAATAATTCTGCATCTGTCAAGCAATCTACGCCATGCTTAACCAACCTCTCCCTTGGCCTTTCCTCATCAGGCCAATCTTTTACTGTATAACTTTTCTTCTCCACCTCTTACTCCTTTTCCCTTAAAGGTAAACTTTTGTGCCAGGCACCAATGTTTACCTTATGACAACTTTGGTGCCTGGCACAAAAGTTTACCTTTAATTCGATTTAGACGGTATTGTAATTTTTCTCTTATGAAAATATTTTCCACTATATTTAGAGCTTCTTCTAATATTATCTTTGCTTTTTGATAATCCTTCAAATGATGCTCGTAATATTTGGCTAACTCTTCATAAGGGTAATAGATAAATTCCCTATTTCTTTCTATGATCTCTTTCCATATTTTTTCTGCATCTTCCCATTCACCTTGTCTCTTATAGGCAAAGGAAGCTAATTTTAATATCTCCGAGGTCTCTTCTTCTGCTAAGTTGTGCTTTAAAGCTTCAGTATAATAGTGAGTGCACTGTTCATATCTCTTCTCTTCATCAAACATCCTGCCTATACTAAAAATATCCATACCGTATTTGGTATAATTCAAAGGATCTTCTATCAGAAAACACATCCTGCTGACCAGGGCTACCAAAGAAAGAATGTCCTGTAAATTATGTTCAAAAACTGGTTTTAATGCTCGGGCATCTTTGGTTTTAAGATATCTAAAATAAATCTCGGGTACTAGATAGCCCGGAACATCATTTTCTCTGATTACTCCCAGTATATCTCTTTCTACCGTAGATAATGAACAATTTTCTAATCTTCTTTTCCATAAGCGGCGGGCAGGATAAAGCAAATCAAAATGACCAGGGTTTTTTATATTTAATTTCATCCCGGACATAATAAAGCGACTCTCAATTAAGGGAATATCAAAAGCCTTACCATTATATGTAACTATTGTATTGAAATCAGAAAGCAATTCATTTACCGCTGATAGTAAAGCTCGCTCTTCATTAAAATCACGCATAAAATATTGTCGCACACAAAATTGGTCTTTTGCAAAATATCCTACTCCCACCAAAAAAATATAAGTACCTGCTCCACCCGCCAATCCGGTAGTTTCGGTATCCAAGAAAACGGTCTTATGAATATCTATTTCCCTTAACCTGTTGTCCCTGGCTAAACTGGAAATAGTTTTAGCGGAAGATTGAAAAATTTGAAAAAGTTCAACTTCTCCGCATCTATAATCCTGAGGGAAATAATTTTCCCGGAGAAAGCTGTCACCAAAAGGAGTGGAGATAAAATTTCCGGATACTACCTCTTCTATCTTTATCTCTTGATTGACAATACTTATACTTTTTTCTTTTTGTGCTTGATTAATTTTACTTATATTCTTTTTTAATTGGGCGATCTTTTCCAGCCTTTTTTTTATATCATCCATAATCAAACCAAGGCCTCCTTTAGAATCATAAGAGCGCTCTCTTTACCTTTTATACCCACTTCGTCAATAGGTCCCACACAGGAAGGACAGCCTTTTTCGCATCCACAGCCAAGAATCAACTCCTGAGCTGCCTGCAATAAAGATTGACGCAATTCAAATATCTTTTCGCTAAATCCCACTCCTCCGGGGTAGTTATCATAGATATAAATAGTCGGCTCTCCGGTAAAAGGAGAGCGTACTTCCGAAACTGCCCTGATATCTTGAGGATCACACATAACGTATAAAGGAACAACATTTATAAGTACATTTGATAAAGCCAAAAGACCACTGCTTAGATTAAAAGAACCGCCTTCATTTTCCAGATGCTTCAATAGCTTGCTACTATCATCAGCCAAGGCAAGCCAATAAGCGGTGGTGCGCATTTCTTCCGGAGGCAAAGATATTTCTCCAAAACCGATATTCTCATGAGTATAAAATTTTATCTTTTTATAACAAGTTGAAAGGGTAGTAATAGCCACTTCCCCGTAAGCATGTTCCATATTTGATTCTTTCGCCTTCTCAAACATATCTAAAACCTTAATGTTGGTTTCGATCTGGGCTTTTGTGTAATAATTAACTATTACTTTTTCGGCATAAGCTTTCTGATTCTGATAATCCAACCTTTTAATTGCGTATTGTTCACCTTCATGAAGATAAATAGCCCCTTCATAGATAAGTGTGGGTACACTGGCTTTATCCACTTCTCCGATAACCTGTTCCTGCTGGTTAGCCGTATCAATAATTACAAAATTATCTACCGAAGCGCTACGTAAACTTATCTCTTCTGTGGGGTAGACTTCACTCATCCAATACCATTTATTTTCTACACGATGAAGTACACCTTCTTTCTCTAAATATTCCAAAATATCCTTTAGTTTTTTTATCCCGAAATCTTCCCCTTCTTCAAAAGGTAGTTCAAAAGAAGCACACCTAATATGGCTGACTAAAATGCTCAAGTTATCCGGATCAATAACCGCACTCTCCGGGGACTCTTCAAAAAAATAATCAGAATGATTTATTACAAACTGGTCTAAAGGATTACTGGAGGCAACTAATAGTGCTATCGAACTATTGGATCGACGCCCAGCTCTTCCAGCCTGCTGCCAAGTGCTAGATATAGTTCCGGGATATCCGGCCATAAAACAAACATCAAGCTGTCCAATATCTATACCCAACTCCAGTGCATTAGTACTTACCACTCCTTTTATTTCACCATTTTTCAAACCCTTTTCTATTTCACGCCTTAAATTAGGTAAATAACCTCCACGGTAACCCCTAACCATATCCTTTGATCTTCCCGTTTTTGCTAAAAAATCTTTTAAATAACTGGTTAGAACTTCGGTAGTCAAACGACTCCGGGCAAAGATTATGCTCTGAATATCATAGCTTAAAAAATAAGCGACAAAACGGGCAACTTCTTTAGTTAAGCTTTTTCTGATTCCCAACTCTTTATTAATTACCGGAGGATTATAAAATAAAAAATGCTTCTCTCCTTGCGGAGCACCATTATTATCAACTAAAACAAAATCTTCTCCTACGATCTTCTCGGAAAGTTCCCGAGGATTAGCGATAGTTGCTGAACAACAAATAAACTGTGGACTCGAGCCATAAAATCGGCAGATTCTCTTCAATCTCCTGATTACATTAGCCAAATGGCTTCCAAATACTCCTCGATAAATATGCACTTCATCAATTATCACATATTTCAAATGCACAAAAAAATCCATCCATTTAGTATGATGTGGCAATATTCCTAAATGCAGCATATCCGGATTGGTTACTACGATATGTCCTTTCTTGCGAATAGCTTGCCGAGCAGAAGAAGGAGTATCTCCATCATAAGTATAAGTTCTAATTCCCTCATCCAAGGCTGATACTAATTGGTACAGATCAGTCAATTGGTCCTGAGATAAAGCTTTGGTAGGAAACAGGTAAAGTGCCCGGCTATTTTCATCTCTTAAAATAGAATCCAATACCGGCAGATTATAGCAAAGAGTCTTGCCTGAAGCGGTAGGGGTAACTACTACTACATTTTTCTTGTTCTTGATAAATTCAAGGGCGGAAGCTTGGTGAGAGTAGATTTTGTTGATACCTTTTTCTTTTAAAATCCTTACCAGTTTAATATTCATCCACTCTGGAAATTCTTCATAAATTCCGGATTTAGCTGGAATATGTCGCCAGTCAGTAAAGCGGGAGCTAACTTTATTATACTTTTGTAATTCGTTTAAGATCTTCTCTACCGGCATCCATTAACCCTCAACTTTGATACAGAGAACCGTCCCCTGTATCAATATTAATTAAGCTCTTTACCAAAGCAATGTTTTTTAGATCATCTTTTTCGTCGTGTTTAGGGGTTTCAAGAACAAAAGGTAAATGTTTTAAGTCTTTATGGTTCACCATTATCCTGAAACCTTCCAGCCCTATATATCCTTTGCCAATATGCATGTGTCTGTCTTTCCGAGAACCCAAAGGAAATTTCGAATCATTAAGGTGTATTACTTTTAATTGTTCTAAACCTAAATATTTATCAATTTCCTCTAAGGTCTGGATAATCCCTTCTTGGTGTGAAAGATCGTATCCTGCAGCGAAGGCATGACAGGTATCAAAACACATTCCTACTCTCTTTCTATCTTTTACCCCTTCCATCATCCTTTTTAACTGGCTAAAAGTATAACCCAGATGGCTCCCCGAACCAGCAGTATCCTCTAATAATATCATTGTCTTTAAACCTAAATCTGTGCTTTCCTCTAAAATAATATTAAGGGCTCTGACTATCCTCTGGATCCCGTATTCTTCTCCTGCCCCGGCATGAGCCCCCGGATGTGTAATTAGGTAGGGCTTGGTCAGCAAAAGGTCGGCTCTCTTCATCTCTTCCAAAAAAGCATTAATTGATTTAAAAAAAAGCTCCTCCGAAGGAGATGCTAAATTAATAAGATACGCAGTGTGAATAAAAACGGGGTTAATATTAGAATTTTTTAAATTCTCTTTAAATCTTTCTAGTTCATCTTTCTTTAAAACCTTTTCTCGCCAGGTGGATGCGTTTTTAGAAAAAATCTGCATAGTATTACAGTCCAATTCTACAGCCCGAATTATAGAATTATCTATTCCTCCGGCAATAGAAATATGGCATCCAATTTTCACTCTCTATTTCCTCTTTCCTTCTTTAATGATTTAATTTTACCAATAGAAATTAGAAATTATTGATAGATTTTGTTGACTTCTCTATTTTTATCAGTATAACATATTACTATAGCCTTATTAAATAATTATTGCCCTATATCCTCTTTGCAAAAAAAATTTTGGCTGAAAAGAAATAGGTGAAGAAATGTATAAAGAAATATTGGAAGAATTAAAAGAACATATGCCTTTTACTGCTTGCGGAGCTGCTATCGGAATAATTATGATAATATTTTTGCCAGAATTACCTACCAAATTTTCCTATAATGTTTTTTATACTCTTCATCCTATCCATGTTTTTTTAAGTGCGCTGGTTACTGCCTCAATGTATAGCTTTTATAAATGTGCGCCAGAAAAGAAGAAACCCAATCTGGTAATTCTAATTTTTATCGGTTATGTGGGCTCTATCGGAATAGCTACACTAAGTGATTCGGTAATTCCCTATTTGGGTGAAATTTTACTTAATCTCCCCCATAGAGAAATTCATTTAGGGTTTATGGAAGAATGGTGGCTGGTCAATCCTTTAGCCTTATTCGGAATTGGAGTAGCTTATCTAAAACCCTCTACAAAGTTCCCCCATTTTGGTCATGTTCTCCTCAGCACCTGGGCTTCGCTCTTCCATATTATCATGGCTATAGGACAGACCTTGAATTGGTTTACTTACCTGGGGATTTTTATTTTTTTGTTTCTTTCTGTTTGGATACCCTGCTGTTTGAGTGATATTGTATTTCCTCTTTTATTTATAAAAACACCAAAAAAATAAAATTTGTTCTAACCGACTTTTATCTGTAACAAAACCTTACTTTTTCTTTTTTCTTTCCCGTTTCTTTCTCGGAAAAACCAAACTACTATGCTGGTTAATTACAAACAAATTATTTTTTATCAAGTAAAACTATTTTATAATGCCCTGCAAACTGCAACATTAACCAAATTTCATCAAAAATGCTATTAATAAATTTTTTACCTTGATTAATATAATAATCTACTGCTTCCTTTTCAGTTAAACCTACCCCTTCTTCCACAATTAAAAATAATTTACCTTTATGCTTATAGTTTTTTTCGTTTTTATTCTTTATCCGCTCATTTAAAGAATCACAAAACATTTGAGTTGCTTCCGTCAAGCAATCTTTGTTATCTTTATTTTTACGGTTATTACTTTTATTTTTTGCTCTCTCTTTCATTAGTTTAACTAATCCCCAGGTAGCCTTCGCTTCATCTTTATTATAATAAACCGGGGCAATTTCAATATTTAAATTATCGGTACAAATACAAGTTGGCTCTTCTTTAATGGGATTACCGAGACCGACAAAGCGGTAATCTTCTTTGTTCTTTTTATTATATTCTTTTAGAAAAACCTTGCAGGTATCTTTTTCTGAAAGCTTGTAATCAATTTCTCTAATGCTTCTGTCGCTTCTATCTTCTTTAATCGATTTCTTGGGGAGCATCCTTATTATCTTAAACCTCCATAAAAAAATAATTTCATTTTTATACTCCTTTGTTATATCTTATTTAATAGTTATTCTTTTCTGACATTATTTAATATTTTGATATTTTTCTACTTAACTCCCCCTCTTTTTCTCACATTATTTTTGTAATTATAACACATCAAGTCAACTTTAATAAATATAACTTATAATAATCTTTGCCCGAGTAAAATCTTCTGGTATAGAAAGTATTTTGTACTATTTCACTAATCCCGTGTAATCAATATTTTTGTTAATTTATTTTAGCCTGGTTGTGTAATTTGTCAAATGAAGGAATCCTCTCTTGTATTTAATTTCTTTTTTAACGTGATATAATAACCCCAGATACTATAAGAAAGTATAAATTAAACTTTCTAGTAACCGCTCGATAAAAGGAGAAAAATTATGGAATCAAAGAATAGATTCATAACGGTAATTATTATTTTTACTTCATTATTTTTAATAGTTTTTTATGCATCTCTTTTTATCTTCGGACAAGAGCTTACCGCTGAAGAAATAATAAGTAAAATGAATAAATTAATGAACCAGGATACTGTTGAAGCCAAAGTAAAAATGACCATTATTACAACTTCCGGCGAAGAAAGAGTTTTTATCTACGATTCATACAGTAAAAACAGGGGTGAAAAAAATCTATTGCGTTATATAGAGCCCAAACGAGCTCAAGGCCAGGCTATACTGATGCTTAATTATGCAGATGATATCTGGATGTATTTCCCCCGTACCAAGCGAATACGCAAACTTGCTACTAATTCCAAAAACGAAAAGATGGAAGGTAGCGACTTCTCCTATGAAGACACTGGGGCAAGTGATGCTTTTATTGAAAATTTCAGCAGCAAAAAACTTGGCTCCGAAATCAAAGAGGGACGTGATTGTTACAAGATTGAAATGCTGAAAAAAGAAGGTATCGAATCCGGTTATTCCCATTTGATTATGTGGATAATCAAAGACAATTTTTACCCGGTAGCCATAAATTATTATGACGCAGAAAGTCCTGAACTCTTATTAAAAACTTTAATCCAATATGATATTAAAAATATAGATGATATCCCCACTGCCACAAAAATGGTC is part of the Candidatus Atribacteria bacterium genome and harbors:
- the lepB gene encoding signal peptidase I, whose translation is MRKDKKETENLKKKGMKKKKKSMIRELLETVISAGIIAFIIITFIGQVTVVRGASMEPTLHDNERLIADKISYRFEKPERGEIIIFKPPLAEVKRKYIKRIIGIPGDEIEIANGEIYTNGKKLEEPYVKNKSYGNMPPTIIPDDSFFVLGDNRPNSSDSRYWGFVPRKNVVGKAWVVFWPLNRMRLP
- a CDS encoding DNA-binding protein; its protein translation is MHKPFFEKVEFGDSYVIRMVPDDDIPQKIVSFCKDNRITHAVIISAIGSAKEVVFRDLLAGVKIPLGPSKTNELRMMGPYEILSFEGNVFPMNNELVVHLHAMLGTENGSVCGGHIMQAKVLSTLELILVEIKKTNSYRMKSAITGLNELLID
- a CDS encoding cupin domain-containing protein, with amino-acid sequence MKIVDYKEVQADAVDFEDAKDVKVRWLISDKDNAPNFAMRLFEVGPGGYSPLHSHNWEHEVFILEGEGVVIGGEKETRIKSGTVVYVAPKEEHQFKNTGSKTLKFLCLIPLQK
- a CDS encoding HAD family hydrolase; protein product: MKILALDFDGVIVDSVLDSLFVGHNSYLRLHGSGKRKYFGGKLFTFEHWEDTKKKHQEEIKYYRTLRPYIRGATDYGLIQKLIEENKSIKNQEEFDNYRKTVKFDFEAYEKEFYKERARLQNMDYRAWFNLEPPYPKVIEGIKKLLEEETKIVIATANSRKAIARTFTPEYFGFTIEPEDILDRRYGENKSEQMKQIVKLYNVKFEKIYFVDDQLSHLIQAKPLGVKVLLAGWSYATEVQKEEARKQNISIIEKEDDFYPIIKNSLKSESTMFV
- a CDS encoding cupin domain-containing protein produces the protein MKKANFFKVKELKAKKVLEDSNLRVVANTNTMVSFFEFGPNTTIMPEHKHPHEQTGVVIAGSVKMNIGGETKILKVGEGVVIPSNLEHEATPLEPGTKMIDFFYPIREDYLE
- a CDS encoding NUDIX domain-containing protein; amino-acid sequence: MKSNLYIKFCPYCGYELVRKMLEGRKRLYCSSCGKIYYENPTPVVAMIARDEEGNILLIKRKEEPCKGKWALPSGFMELEESPIEAALRELAEETGIKGKPKKLIGVYPNNSTIHGHLITIIYEVEILGGKLCAGDDAEKAEFFPINQIPPLAFQSHWEALNAVLK
- a CDS encoding JAB domain-containing protein produces the protein MEKKSYTVKDWPDEERPRERLVKHGVDCLTDAELLGIILVKGYQGKTSVEIAKDLLSETKGLRKLDALSYPEMISIKGIGLAKFAQIKAALEIGKRLLRETNSPKKKIHNALDLVNYYGPCMRDLKKEKFKVIMLDVKNKIIKDIDISVGSLTESIVHPREVLKETIKESAASVIFLHNHPSGESNPSKNDLDITERLADACELVGVKVLDHIILGDDNYFSFAQEGMLHSEQGARASKR
- a CDS encoding DEAD/DEAH box helicase, with the translated sequence MPVEKILNELQKYNKVSSRFTDWRHIPAKSGIYEEFPEWMNIKLVRILKEKGINKIYSHQASALEFIKNKKNVVVVTPTASGKTLCYNLPVLDSILRDENSRALYLFPTKALSQDQLTDLYQLVSALDEGIRTYTYDGDTPSSARQAIRKKGHIVVTNPDMLHLGILPHHTKWMDFFVHLKYVIIDEVHIYRGVFGSHLANVIRRLKRICRFYGSSPQFICCSATIANPRELSEKIVGEDFVLVDNNGAPQGEKHFLFYNPPVINKELGIRKSLTKEVARFVAYFLSYDIQSIIFARSRLTTEVLTSYLKDFLAKTGRSKDMVRGYRGGYLPNLRREIEKGLKNGEIKGVVSTNALELGIDIGQLDVCFMAGYPGTISSTWQQAGRAGRRSNSSIALLVASSNPLDQFVINHSDYFFEESPESAVIDPDNLSILVSHIRCASFELPFEEGEDFGIKKLKDILEYLEKEGVLHRVENKWYWMSEVYPTEEISLRSASVDNFVIIDTANQQEQVIGEVDKASVPTLIYEGAIYLHEGEQYAIKRLDYQNQKAYAEKVIVNYYTKAQIETNIKVLDMFEKAKESNMEHAYGEVAITTLSTCYKKIKFYTHENIGFGEISLPPEEMRTTAYWLALADDSSKLLKHLENEGGSFNLSSGLLALSNVLINVVPLYVMCDPQDIRAVSEVRSPFTGEPTIYIYDNYPGGVGFSEKIFELRQSLLQAAQELILGCGCEKGCPSCVGPIDEVGIKGKESALMILKEALV
- a CDS encoding deoxyribonuclease IV; this encodes MKIGCHISIAGGIDNSIIRAVELDCNTMQIFSKNASTWREKVLKKDELERFKENLKNSNINPVFIHTAYLINLASPSEELFFKSINAFLEEMKRADLLLTKPYLITHPGAHAGAGEEYGIQRIVRALNIILEESTDLGLKTMILLEDTAGSGSHLGYTFSQLKRMMEGVKDRKRVGMCFDTCHAFAAGYDLSHQEGIIQTLEEIDKYLGLEQLKVIHLNDSKFPLGSRKDRHMHIGKGYIGLEGFRIMVNHKDLKHLPFVLETPKHDEKDDLKNIALVKSLINIDTGDGSLYQS
- a CDS encoding outer membrane lipoprotein-sorting protein, with amino-acid sequence MESKNRFITVIIIFTSLFLIVFYASLFIFGQELTAEEIISKMNKLMNQDTVEAKVKMTIITTSGEERVFIYDSYSKNRGEKNLLRYIEPKRAQGQAILMLNYADDIWMYFPRTKRIRKLATNSKNEKMEGSDFSYEDTGASDAFIENFSSKKLGSEIKEGRDCYKIEMLKKEGIESGYSHLIMWIIKDNFYPVAINYYDAESPELLLKTLIQYDIKNIDDIPTATKMVMYNQLENSKTSIEMLEVKYNVELDDSLFTERNLQRK